The following are from one region of the Qipengyuania flava genome:
- a CDS encoding OmpH family outer membrane protein, producing the protein MNLFAKTIAAAALAGTAAIATPAAAQVSGIATSSPEAVIVRSQARINAYQQIDQQYATQIQQAVTLRQEMATLQQSLDTNNDGQVTQAEAQANAGVVQQLQQKEQQLAQISQPIVLAQTYAIEQLINDYNNVQQQVIQQKGIQLLLTPEAIQWGPDTLNVTNDLVATMNQRMPSVQITPPAGWRPRQESLQTQQTVSQVLLGVAQRQAAAQQQQQQQQTQQPTGR; encoded by the coding sequence ATGAACCTCTTTGCCAAGACCATCGCCGCGGCCGCACTTGCCGGCACGGCCGCCATTGCAACGCCTGCCGCAGCCCAGGTTTCGGGCATCGCCACCAGCAGCCCGGAAGCCGTGATCGTGCGCAGCCAGGCGCGCATCAACGCCTACCAGCAGATCGACCAGCAGTACGCGACGCAGATCCAGCAGGCCGTCACCCTGCGCCAGGAAATGGCCACGCTGCAGCAAAGCCTCGATACCAACAACGACGGTCAGGTCACGCAGGCCGAAGCCCAGGCCAATGCCGGTGTCGTGCAGCAGCTCCAGCAGAAGGAGCAGCAGCTCGCACAGATCTCGCAGCCGATCGTGCTCGCGCAGACCTACGCCATCGAGCAGCTGATCAACGACTACAACAACGTCCAGCAGCAGGTCATCCAGCAGAAGGGCATCCAGCTCCTCCTGACGCCGGAAGCCATCCAGTGGGGTCCGGACACGCTGAACGTGACCAACGACCTGGTTGCGACGATGAACCAGCGTATGCCGAGCGTGCAGATCACCCCGCCGGCCGGCTGGCGCCCGCGCCAGGAATCGCTGCAGACCCAGCAGACCGTTTCGCAGGTCCTGCTCGGCGTTGCACAGCGCCAGGCTGCCGCCCAGCAGCAGCAACAGCAGCAACAGACCCAGCAGCCGACCGGCCGCTAA
- a CDS encoding GFA family protein, translating to MLKAGDVHEGGCHCGTVRFRFTVPEDPVVRRCNCTICGMKGVVMFDVPIASLEILEGEDALTLYTFGTGAAKHHFCSKCGIHPFHQLRSEPDHYGVNFACIDGMTIYDMDEVRVFDGQNHPADGGEDRYVGVMRYVREPD from the coding sequence ATGCTCAAGGCTGGCGATGTGCACGAAGGCGGATGCCATTGCGGCACGGTACGCTTCCGCTTCACTGTCCCCGAAGACCCCGTGGTGCGCCGCTGCAACTGCACCATCTGCGGGATGAAAGGCGTCGTCATGTTCGACGTACCCATCGCCTCGCTCGAAATTCTGGAAGGCGAGGATGCGCTGACCCTCTACACCTTCGGCACGGGGGCTGCGAAGCACCACTTCTGCTCGAAATGCGGCATCCACCCGTTCCACCAACTTCGCTCGGAACCCGATCACTATGGCGTCAATTTCGCCTGCATCGACGGGATGACGATCTACGACATGGACGAAGTGCGCGTTTTCGACGGGCAGAACCACCCTGCCGACGGGGGCGAAGACCGCTACGTCGGTGTGATGCGCTATGTCCGGGAACCGGATTGA
- a CDS encoding TraR/DksA family transcriptional regulator, translated as MTDYSAMRTQLQTRLADLLGRAEVIEDDLRQPLDADFSEQAVDLSDDEALEGIDEVLRTEIGQIRLALLRIENGSYGICSQCGNPISQGRLEARPIATRCIDCAS; from the coding sequence ATGACCGATTACAGCGCCATGCGCACCCAATTGCAGACCCGCCTTGCGGACCTGCTCGGCCGCGCCGAAGTCATCGAAGACGACCTGCGCCAGCCACTTGATGCCGATTTCAGCGAGCAGGCAGTCGACCTGTCCGACGACGAGGCCCTGGAAGGGATCGACGAGGTGCTGCGCACGGAGATCGGGCAGATCCGCCTGGCGCTGCTGCGTATCGAAAACGGCAGCTACGGCATATGCAGCCAGTGCGGCAATCCGATCTCGCAAGGACGTCTCGAGGCGCGCCCGATTGCCACGCGCTGCATCGACTGCGCATCCTGA
- the fabZ gene encoding 3-hydroxyacyl-ACP dehydratase FabZ produces the protein MSETGFDVVEVLKRLPHRYPLLLVDRVKVLVVDERIHAVKAVSFNEDFFQGHFPGAPIMPGVLQIEALAQAAGVLAVESLGLAGSGKLVYFMAIENAKFRAPVTPGVLLDLEAEFVQKRARVCKFAGKASVDGKVTCEVQFTAMIADAPE, from the coding sequence ATGAGCGAGACCGGTTTCGACGTTGTCGAGGTGCTGAAGCGCCTTCCGCATCGCTATCCCCTGCTGCTGGTTGACCGCGTGAAAGTGCTCGTCGTCGACGAGCGCATCCACGCGGTCAAAGCGGTCAGCTTCAACGAGGATTTCTTCCAGGGGCATTTCCCCGGCGCGCCGATCATGCCCGGCGTGCTCCAGATCGAAGCGCTGGCTCAGGCCGCCGGCGTGCTCGCGGTGGAAAGCCTCGGTCTCGCAGGCTCGGGCAAGCTGGTCTATTTCATGGCGATCGAGAACGCGAAGTTCCGCGCTCCGGTCACACCCGGTGTGCTGCTCGATCTCGAAGCCGAGTTCGTCCAGAAGCGCGCCCGCGTGTGCAAGTTTGCCGGCAAGGCCAGCGTCGACGGCAAGGTGACCTGCGAGGTGCAGTTCACCGCCATGATCGCCGACGCCCCCGAATAA
- the ccmE gene encoding cytochrome c maturation protein CcmE: MSALKPKHQRLVLVVLALVALVGAGLLAAYALRNQANYFYLPEQMLADPPEVGQAVRLGGMVEPGSLETAADGITLTFAVTGNDNARVPVRFAGIAPDLFVEGSGVVAEGRLGADGTFVADNLLAKHDENYIPRELQEMEQHEAARMAEETTVGLE; encoded by the coding sequence GTGAGCGCGCTCAAACCGAAACACCAGCGGCTGGTCCTAGTCGTGCTGGCGCTTGTGGCGCTGGTCGGGGCAGGGCTTCTGGCCGCCTACGCTCTGCGCAACCAGGCGAATTATTTCTACCTGCCCGAGCAGATGCTCGCCGATCCGCCCGAAGTGGGCCAGGCCGTGCGGCTTGGCGGCATGGTCGAGCCCGGCTCGCTTGAGACCGCGGCCGATGGCATCACCCTGACCTTCGCAGTGACGGGCAATGACAATGCGCGCGTTCCGGTGCGCTTTGCCGGCATTGCGCCCGACCTCTTCGTGGAAGGGTCCGGCGTTGTTGCCGAAGGGCGGCTCGGCGCTGACGGGACCTTCGTTGCCGACAATCTGCTGGCGAAGCACGACGAGAATTACATCCCCCGCGAGTTGCAGGAGATGGAGCAGCACGAAGCGGCGCGCATGGCGGAAGAAACGACGGTCGGCCTCGAATGA
- a CDS encoding prolyl hydroxylase family protein: MTGPGESSAEKLLSHSGVQRVPSEKIELFQLRDFVPADLREELIALIEQDRRPSTLADAGDDRYFRTSETCDLSADEPAVQRLEALFEALNGIDRAHGEPVQGQRYDVGQEFKAHCDYFNRGGQDWEKYCSVAGQRTWTFMVYLNDVEAGGATRFKAVKKTFQPEAGKLVCWNNMRPDGSENPNTLHHGMKVRKGLKYVITKWYREKEWGW; this comes from the coding sequence ATGACGGGACCGGGCGAATCTTCGGCAGAGAAACTGCTTTCACACAGCGGCGTGCAGCGTGTGCCGAGCGAGAAGATCGAGCTATTCCAGTTGCGCGACTTCGTGCCCGCGGACCTGCGCGAGGAGCTGATCGCGCTAATCGAACAGGACCGGCGGCCCTCCACCCTCGCCGATGCGGGCGATGACCGCTATTTCCGCACCAGCGAGACCTGCGACCTGTCTGCCGATGAGCCCGCAGTGCAACGGCTCGAAGCGCTGTTCGAGGCGCTGAACGGGATCGACAGGGCCCATGGCGAGCCGGTCCAGGGCCAGCGCTATGATGTCGGGCAGGAGTTCAAGGCGCACTGCGACTACTTCAATCGCGGCGGGCAGGATTGGGAAAAGTATTGTTCGGTCGCGGGCCAGCGGACCTGGACCTTCATGGTCTATCTAAACGATGTCGAGGCCGGCGGCGCGACACGGTTCAAGGCAGTCAAGAAGACCTTCCAGCCCGAGGCGGGAAAGCTGGTGTGCTGGAACAACATGCGCCCCGACGGGAGCGAGAATCCCAACACGCTTCATCACGGCATGAAAGTGCGCAAGGGCCTGAAATACGTGATCACGAAATGGTACCGCGAGAAGGAATGGGGCTGGTGA
- a CDS encoding Leu/Phe/Val dehydrogenase → MTAFWTEADFDDHELVQVVRDAKSGLTAIIALHSTHLGPGAGGTRFWHYAEPADAMRDALRLSRGMSYKNAMAGLPMGGGKAVILADKDRTKTPEMLAAFADAVEGLGGRYVTAEDVGISEADMAAVAERTQHVSGLPVEGEDAAGGDPGPFTALGIFLGIKAAVQHKMGKDSVEGVHVALQGTGSVGGGVARLLARDGAKLTLSDIHEDRAEALAAELGAETAAPDAIMSVACDVFSPNALGAILDDEGIARLDCQIVAGGANNQLRRPEHGPMLAKRGILYAPDYVINAGGIISVTLEYLCRKDKAPCDINEVRKRIALIPGRLEQIWQESDASGVSPDQVADRMAQELIGR, encoded by the coding sequence ATGACGGCTTTCTGGACCGAAGCGGATTTTGACGACCACGAACTCGTTCAGGTGGTTCGCGACGCGAAGAGCGGTCTGACGGCGATTATCGCGCTGCATTCCACCCATCTCGGCCCCGGCGCCGGCGGCACGCGCTTCTGGCACTACGCCGAACCTGCGGACGCAATGCGCGATGCGCTGCGCCTGTCGCGCGGCATGAGCTACAAGAACGCCATGGCCGGCCTGCCCATGGGCGGCGGCAAGGCCGTGATCCTGGCGGACAAGGACAGGACCAAGACGCCGGAAATGCTCGCAGCCTTCGCCGACGCGGTCGAAGGGCTCGGCGGGCGTTACGTGACCGCCGAAGATGTCGGCATTTCGGAAGCCGACATGGCCGCCGTTGCCGAGCGTACCCAGCATGTCTCGGGTCTCCCGGTCGAAGGCGAGGACGCCGCTGGCGGTGATCCGGGTCCCTTTACCGCCCTTGGCATCTTCCTCGGCATCAAGGCCGCCGTGCAGCACAAGATGGGCAAGGACAGCGTCGAAGGCGTGCATGTCGCCCTGCAGGGCACCGGCAGCGTCGGCGGCGGCGTTGCCCGTTTGCTGGCGCGCGATGGCGCGAAGCTTACCCTTTCGGACATCCACGAAGACCGCGCCGAAGCTCTGGCTGCGGAACTCGGCGCGGAAACGGCTGCGCCCGATGCGATCATGTCGGTCGCCTGCGATGTGTTCAGCCCCAACGCGCTTGGTGCGATCCTCGATGATGAGGGCATTGCCCGTCTCGATTGCCAGATCGTTGCCGGCGGCGCCAACAACCAGCTTCGCCGGCCCGAACACGGCCCGATGCTGGCGAAGCGCGGCATCCTCTACGCGCCCGATTACGTCATCAACGCGGGCGGCATCATCTCGGTCACGCTCGAGTATCTGTGCCGCAAGGACAAGGCGCCCTGCGACATCAACGAAGTGCGCAAGCGCATCGCGCTGATCCCCGGCCGCCTCGAGCAGATCTGGCAGGAAAGCGACGCCAGCGGCGTCTCGCCCGACCAGGTTGCCGACCGCATGGCGCAGGAACTCATCGGCCGTTGA
- the ccmC gene encoding heme ABC transporter permease CcmC, whose protein sequence is MHGFANPKRFLSLARWLTPLLLGSGLLLVAGSLYWGLFQVPPDRLMGETVRILFLHVPSAWLGMGGWTAIAISSLVFLVWRHPLAALAARAAAVPGLVFTVICLATGSIWGRPTWGTWWVWDGRLTSMLVLAFLYLAYIALAQAAEREGVSPRIPAIFGLLGAINIPIINRSVVWWNSLHQPPSITMGKSAIDPEFLVPLLVAVIGFSLLFGGVVLARMRALLADIQAEARLRRKAMEAA, encoded by the coding sequence ATGCATGGTTTCGCCAATCCCAAGCGCTTTCTGTCCCTCGCGCGCTGGCTGACGCCGCTGCTGCTTGGCAGCGGGCTGCTGCTTGTGGCGGGCTCGCTTTACTGGGGCCTGTTCCAGGTCCCTCCCGACCGCCTGATGGGCGAGACGGTGCGCATCCTGTTCCTGCATGTTCCGTCGGCCTGGCTCGGCATGGGTGGATGGACCGCTATTGCCATTTCCAGTCTCGTCTTTCTTGTCTGGCGGCATCCGCTGGCCGCGCTCGCGGCGCGGGCCGCTGCCGTCCCGGGCCTCGTCTTCACCGTCATCTGTCTCGCCACCGGATCGATCTGGGGGCGCCCGACCTGGGGCACATGGTGGGTGTGGGACGGGCGGCTGACCAGCATGCTTGTGCTGGCGTTCCTCTACCTCGCCTATATCGCGCTGGCGCAGGCCGCCGAGCGTGAGGGCGTCTCGCCTCGCATCCCGGCCATTTTCGGTCTGCTGGGGGCGATCAACATCCCGATCATCAATCGCAGCGTCGTATGGTGGAACTCGCTCCACCAGCCGCCCAGCATCACCATGGGCAAGAGCGCGATCGACCCTGAATTTCTCGTGCCGCTGCTCGTCGCCGTGATCGGCTTCTCCCTGCTGTTCGGCGGCGTAGTGCTCGCACGGATGCGGGCGCTGCTCGCCGATATCCAGGCCGAAGCGCGCCTGCGCCGCAAGGCGATGGAGGCGGCGTGA
- the rpmE gene encoding 50S ribosomal protein L31: protein MKTEGHPDYHMITVKMTDGTEFQTRSTWGSEGDTLQLDIDPTSHPAWTGGTKQIQEGGRVAAFNKRFGGLSLKK from the coding sequence ATGAAGACCGAAGGTCACCCCGATTATCACATGATCACGGTCAAGATGACCGATGGCACCGAATTCCAGACGCGCTCCACCTGGGGCAGCGAGGGCGATACGCTGCAGCTCGATATCGACCCGACCAGCCACCCGGCATGGACCGGCGGCACCAAGCAGATTCAGGAAGGCGGCCGCGTTGCAGCCTTCAACAAGCGTTTCGGCGGCCTCTCGCTCAAGAAGTAA